The region CTGCAGATACTGTACAAACTGCTATTGGGCCACTAATTTTACCTAAGCCTTATGCTACAGAATCTGTTAGAAAAGAACATACGTTAGTAGATTGGCCTGAAGGGAAAATGCCACTAGCTCCTGAAGGATTTACTGTAACCAAACTAGCAGATGGATTTAAAAACCCAAGATGGACCTATATAGGACCTAACGGCGACATGTTTATTTGCGAAGCTAACACCAAAAACAGCGCTGGTTTAATCACTCTATTAAGAGATAAAAATAATGATGGTAAAATAGAATTAAGAGAAACATTTTTAGACGATTTAAAACAACCACTAGGCATGTTAATCATAGACAACTATTTTTATGTTGCCAATACAGATGGGCTTTATAAATATCCATATAACGTTGGACAAACAAAATTAAATCCAGAAAAAGGTAAAAAAATAGTCGACCTACCTGCTGGCGGTTATAATAATCATTGGACAAGAAATATTATTACTAATAAAGCTCAAGATAAAATTTACATTTCTGTAGGTTCTGCAAGTAATGTTGGTGAATATGGCATGGATGAAGAAAAACGTAGAGCCAATATTCTAGAAGTAGATTTAGATGGTACTAATGAAAAAATTTATGCTAGCGGATTAAGAAATCCTGTAGGTATGGACTGGAATCCTGTTAATGGCGAACTTTGGACCGCTGTTAATGAACGTGATGAAATTGGGGACAACCTAGTACCAGATTATGTTACAAGCGTAAAAGAAGGTGGTTTTTACGGTTGGCCTTATGCTTACTACGGACAAATTGAAGATCCAAGACAGAAAGGAAAAGCACCAGATCTTGTTGCAAAAACTATTATTCCTGACGTCTCGGTAGGATCGCATACAGCTTCTTTAGGATTAACATTTTATGATAAAGACAGTTTCCCTGACATCTATAAAAATGGCGCATTTGTAGGTCAACACGGGTCTTGGAACAGATCTGTACTTTCTG is a window of Formosa sediminum DNA encoding:
- a CDS encoding PQQ-dependent sugar dehydrogenase translates to MTLQKPLLLLFIVTCFFACKTKEEKEMEVSDTQKEIISNKPADTVQTAIGPLILPKPYATESVRKEHTLVDWPEGKMPLAPEGFTVTKLADGFKNPRWTYIGPNGDMFICEANTKNSAGLITLLRDKNNDGKIELRETFLDDLKQPLGMLIIDNYFYVANTDGLYKYPYNVGQTKLNPEKGKKIVDLPAGGYNNHWTRNIITNKAQDKIYISVGSASNVGEYGMDEEKRRANILEVDLDGTNEKIYASGLRNPVGMDWNPVNGELWTAVNERDEIGDNLVPDYVTSVKEGGFYGWPYAYYGQIEDPRQKGKAPDLVAKTIIPDVSVGSHTASLGLTFYDKDSFPDIYKNGAFVGQHGSWNRSVLSGYRVVYIPFKDGKPNGEPQDFLTGFIAEDDDTKVYGRPVCVTVTPQGDLLVNDDAGNTVWKVSYTK